A single window of Candidatus Acidiferrales bacterium DNA harbors:
- a CDS encoding gamma-glutamyl-gamma-aminobutyrate hydrolase family protein (Members of this family of hydrolases with an active site Cys residue belong to MEROPS family C26.), with protein MPANPRILALRHVAHEHLGLLARIAEGEGMACEYVDWFTERDKQPEWTDADAVAVVFLGGPMNVDDTEHFPFLAREQEIIQQAVRRKIPVLGICLGAQLIARALGARVYPAGVKEIGWHAVETTPAAAGDPLFKHFRPVETVFHWHGDTVDLPEGATFLARSDRVMNQAFRYMDFVWGIQFHVEVTTKMVTEWVEVTENAREIQALSPDVTAAKILEKTPLFLPRLHDLGRATLGEYVRRAKAL; from the coding sequence ATGCCCGCCAATCCCAGGATCCTCGCCCTTCGCCACGTCGCCCACGAGCACCTCGGCCTCCTTGCCCGAATTGCGGAAGGCGAAGGAATGGCGTGCGAATACGTGGATTGGTTCACCGAGCGGGACAAGCAACCGGAATGGACGGACGCGGACGCGGTCGCGGTCGTCTTCCTGGGCGGGCCGATGAACGTGGACGACACCGAGCATTTTCCATTCCTGGCCCGCGAACAGGAGATCATTCAACAGGCGGTGCGGCGGAAAATCCCCGTGCTCGGAATCTGCCTCGGTGCGCAACTGATCGCCCGAGCGCTGGGGGCGCGGGTTTATCCGGCAGGCGTCAAGGAGATCGGGTGGCATGCGGTGGAGACCACTCCAGCCGCGGCGGGCGATCCCCTGTTCAAGCACTTTCGCCCGGTGGAAACCGTGTTTCACTGGCACGGAGACACTGTTGATCTTCCGGAAGGGGCGACGTTTCTGGCTCGCTCCGACCGGGTGATGAATCAGGCGTTCCGCTACATGGATTTTGTCTGGGGAATCCAGTTTCACGTCGAGGTTACGACCAAGATGGTCACGGAGTGGGTCGAGGTGACTGAGAACGCCCGTGAGATTCAAGCCCTCTCCCCGGACGTGACCGCAGCCAAGATCCTGGAAAAGACTCCGCTCTTCCTGCCGCGCCTTCACGACCTCGGTCGCGCCACCCTGGGCGAATATGTCCGGCGGGCGAAGGCGCTGTAA